In the genome of Amaranthus tricolor cultivar Red isolate AtriRed21 chromosome 15, ASM2621246v1, whole genome shotgun sequence, one region contains:
- the LOC130800668 gene encoding uncharacterized protein LOC130800668: MMDASFMISDERYRLAICLPSTLDIPKSLAVSKLENMCFDLSSLIIDEGKNLQSLSKELSEIEVEPFNIEEFVSFTPSLQEGGVVSPKLLHLEPDEDIGDFLEDL; this comes from the coding sequence ATGATGGATGCAAGTTTTATGATTAGTGATGAAAGATACCGCTTGGCCATATGTCTTCCTTCGACTCTAGATATTCCTAAGAGTTTGGCAGTATCCAAGCTGGAGAACATGTGCTTCGATCTGTCGAGCTTGATAATTGATGAAGGGAAGAACCTCCAAAGCTTATCCAAGGAGCTGTCCGAGATTGAAGTGGAGCCGTTCAATATTGAGGAATTCGTGAGCTTCACTCCCAGTCTACAAGAGGGAGGTGTTGTATCTCCCAAGCTGCTGCATCTAGAACCAGATGAAGACATTGGTGATTTCTTGGAGGATCTTTGA